In Geothermobacter ehrlichii, a genomic segment contains:
- a CDS encoding radical SAM protein, protein MEPYQGYELGPIRPPSEAQSLLLRITRNCPWNRCTFCGIYKGERFSVRPVEHVKRDIDRIRQHVSAIERVVNRPGGGDRRDLLALQPERPASERLAFQAALNWLYSGMKSVFLQDANSLVVKPDHLVAILNHLREAFPQIERITSYARSHSIARISDEDMARLAAAGLNRIHIGLESGADAVLEFVKKGVDKETQVIAGQKVKRAGIELSEYFMPGLGGEKFSRENALETAEALSRIDPDFIRIRSLAISPELELFQDCQSGAFRKLGEVGMVEELLLFLENLRGIHSRVKSDHVLNLFPEVDGRLPDDRQRLTAPLRAFLALAPDEQLLCVVGRRTGIFSRFADLYDPTRRRQVEALCAEHQITLDNLDDFSTRMMAQLI, encoded by the coding sequence ATGGAACCCTACCAGGGCTACGAACTGGGGCCGATCCGGCCGCCGAGCGAGGCGCAGAGCCTGCTGCTGCGCATCACCCGAAACTGTCCGTGGAACCGCTGCACCTTCTGCGGCATCTACAAGGGAGAACGGTTCAGCGTCCGCCCGGTGGAGCACGTCAAGCGGGACATCGACCGGATCCGGCAGCATGTCAGCGCCATCGAACGGGTCGTCAACCGGCCAGGCGGCGGCGACCGGCGCGACCTTCTCGCCCTGCAGCCCGAGCGGCCGGCCAGCGAGCGGCTGGCCTTCCAGGCCGCCCTGAACTGGCTGTACAGTGGCATGAAATCGGTCTTTTTGCAGGACGCCAACAGCCTGGTCGTCAAGCCCGACCATCTGGTCGCGATCCTCAACCACCTGCGCGAGGCTTTTCCACAAATCGAACGAATCACCTCCTACGCCCGCTCACACTCGATTGCCCGCATCAGCGACGAGGACATGGCCCGGCTGGCGGCCGCCGGTCTCAACCGGATTCACATCGGCCTGGAATCAGGCGCCGACGCCGTGCTGGAATTTGTCAAAAAGGGCGTGGACAAGGAGACCCAGGTCATCGCCGGGCAGAAGGTGAAGCGGGCCGGCATCGAGCTGTCGGAATATTTCATGCCCGGGCTGGGAGGCGAAAAATTCTCGCGGGAAAACGCCCTGGAAACGGCCGAGGCGCTGAGCCGGATAGATCCCGACTTCATCCGCATCCGCAGTTTGGCCATTTCCCCCGAGCTCGAGCTGTTCCAGGACTGCCAGTCCGGAGCCTTCCGCAAGCTTGGCGAGGTCGGTATGGTCGAGGAGCTGCTGCTGTTCCTGGAAAACCTGCGGGGCATCCACAGCCGGGTCAAAAGCGACCACGTGCTGAACCTGTTTCCGGAAGTGGACGGCCGCCTGCCGGACGACCGCCAGCGGCTGACCGCCCCGCTGCGCGCCTTTCTGGCCCTGGCGCCGGACGAACAGCTGCTCTGCGTCGTCGGCCGACGAACGGGCATCTTCTCCCGCTTTGCCGACCTGTACGACCCCACACGCCGACGTCAGGTGGAAGCCCTCTGCGCCGAGCACCAGATCACCCTGGACAATCTGGATGATTTCAGCACCCGGATGATGGCGCAGTTGATCTGA
- the nhaA gene encoding Na+/H+ antiporter NhaA produces the protein MTVQTIRDFLKLESFSGLLLIGAMLLALLCANTPLAGLYGVFLQTHVEVQIGALELAKPLLLWINDGLMAIFFLLVGLEVKREILEGELSSLPQIALPGIAAVGGMLAPALIYIWINRANPDTLQGWAIPSATDIAFALGVLALLGKNIPGSLKLFLMTLAILDDLGAIIVIALFYTSNLSALSLLLASLAIVALIVMNRLGVTRIAAYIVVGALLWICVLKSGVHATLAGVVLAFTIPLRAKDLHGHSPLRHLEHNLHPWVAFGILPLFAFANAGVSLAGMTPAALLAPLPMGIAAGLFVGKQLGIVGFSWIAVKLRLAQLPKGVNWREFHGMAVLCGIGFTMSLFIASLAFEGSSPETGEAARLGILVGSLASSFGGYFLLRQATAGRDKTPQTGAI, from the coding sequence ATGACAGTTCAAACGATACGTGATTTTCTGAAACTCGAATCATTCAGCGGCCTGTTGTTGATCGGCGCCATGCTGCTGGCGCTCTTGTGTGCCAACACACCCCTGGCAGGGCTCTACGGTGTTTTTCTGCAGACTCACGTTGAAGTCCAGATCGGTGCCCTGGAACTCGCCAAACCTCTGTTGCTCTGGATCAATGATGGGTTGATGGCGATCTTCTTTTTGTTGGTCGGCCTTGAAGTGAAGCGTGAAATTCTCGAAGGAGAATTGTCGAGTTTGCCGCAGATTGCCTTGCCGGGCATTGCCGCCGTTGGCGGCATGCTGGCCCCGGCACTGATCTACATCTGGATCAACCGGGCAAATCCGGACACCTTGCAAGGCTGGGCCATCCCTTCGGCGACGGACATCGCTTTTGCCCTGGGGGTGCTGGCTCTGCTCGGCAAAAATATCCCCGGTTCACTCAAGTTGTTTTTGATGACCCTGGCAATTCTCGACGATCTCGGTGCCATCATCGTCATCGCCCTTTTCTACACCAGCAATCTTTCGGCCCTGTCTCTGTTGCTGGCGTCTCTGGCCATAGTGGCTTTGATTGTCATGAACCGACTTGGTGTAACCCGCATTGCCGCCTACATCGTTGTTGGGGCTCTTCTCTGGATCTGTGTTCTCAAGTCCGGGGTTCATGCAACCCTTGCCGGCGTCGTGCTGGCTTTCACAATACCGCTGAGAGCGAAAGATCTGCATGGTCACTCGCCCCTGCGACACCTGGAGCACAACCTGCACCCCTGGGTGGCCTTCGGCATTCTTCCTCTGTTTGCATTTGCCAACGCCGGTGTTTCCCTGGCCGGGATGACCCCCGCCGCACTCCTGGCCCCCCTCCCTATGGGAATCGCCGCCGGGCTTTTTGTCGGCAAACAACTTGGCATCGTCGGTTTTTCCTGGATTGCGGTGAAACTCAGGCTGGCCCAACTGCCCAAGGGGGTCAACTGGCGTGAGTTCCATGGCATGGCGGTGCTCTGCGGTATCGGTTTCACGATGAGTCTGTTTATTGCCTCCCTGGCTTTCGAAGGCAGCAGTCCAGAGACAGGAGAGGCTGCCCGGCTCGGAATTCTCGTCGGATCTCTCGCCTCTTCTTTTGGGGGGTATTTTCTGTTGCGACAGGCGACGGCAGGACGGGACAAGACACCCCAGACCGGGGCAATTTGA